A DNA window from Carnobacterium funditum DSM 5970 contains the following coding sequences:
- a CDS encoding D-sedoheptulose-7-phosphate isomerase codes for MKVGIKQRIELLQGINDENYNQMQKIADVIVTTIRNGGKVLSAGNGGNAANAQHITGDIVGRYKIERKAYAAMTLTVDSSVMTAIGNDYGYDEVFARQVEGLGKEEDILIILSSSAHSPNLVKAVTKAKELGLIVIGFLGNNGGSLKDSCDYSLCIAPKDSDLAEEYAMTMNHMILEEVENQLVNG; via the coding sequence ATGAAAGTAGGAATTAAGCAACGGATTGAATTACTACAAGGGATTAATGATGAAAATTATAATCAAATGCAAAAAATTGCTGATGTCATTGTTACAACGATTCGCAATGGAGGCAAAGTCTTATCAGCCGGGAATGGTGGTAACGCAGCAAATGCTCAGCATATTACTGGTGATATTGTTGGTCGTTACAAAATCGAGCGTAAAGCTTATGCAGCAATGACTTTAACAGTTGATTCTTCAGTTATGACTGCCATTGGAAATGATTATGGTTACGATGAAGTATTTGCCCGTCAGGTTGAAGGGTTAGGAAAAGAAGAGGATATACTAATTATTTTAAGTTCTAGTGCTCACTCGCCTAACCTAGTGAAAGCTGTTACTAAGGCTAAGGAGTTAGGACTAATAGTGATTGGTTTCTTAGGAAACAATGGTGGGAGCTTAAAGGATAGTTGTGATTACAGTTTGTGTATTGCACCAAAAGATTCAGACTTAGCAGAAGAATACGCTATGACAATGAATCATATGATTTTAGAAGAAGTTGAAAATCAATTAGTTAACGGATAA
- a CDS encoding PTS sugar transporter subunit IIB: protein MKILTVCGMGSGSSLILKMNVDKILGDFGVDADVEVCDLGSAKGTQADLIISTTGFKSQLEDIATEKILITNVINKEELTVALKEYFNK, encoded by the coding sequence ATGAAGATTCTAACAGTATGTGGCATGGGCTCAGGTTCAAGTTTAATTTTGAAAATGAACGTTGATAAGATTTTAGGTGATTTTGGGGTAGATGCCGATGTGGAAGTTTGCGATTTAGGATCAGCTAAAGGAACCCAAGCAGATTTAATTATTTCAACAACGGGTTTTAAGAGTCAGCTAGAAGATATTGCCACCGAAAAGATACTTATTACAAATGTCATAAATAAAGAAGAGTTAACGGTTGCCCTTAAAGAATACTTTAATAAGTAA
- a CDS encoding PTS ascorbate transporter subunit IIC, producing the protein MYSFFNQPAIIIGLIALIGLVALKKPFSKILTGTLKTVIGFLILSEGGGIIASALDTLGPAFENAFNIQGVIPANEAVIGVAENILGSEMALIMAFGFVFNIIIARFTKLKYIFLSGHHVLFMSALLAAVLGTIGFSGFELVAVGSIFLGAVMAISPAIVQPFYRKVTGNDDIAMGHFNALSYSLSALVSGVTGNKKKSTEDIKVPEQLSFFRDNTISTAIVMMLIYVVTFLFADASVINEMSGGDNVVIYALMQGLKFTAGFVIVLQGVRMMLSEIVPAFKGISDKIVPNATPALDVPVIFPFAPNAVLIGFLSSVVGGFIVFLILPFTNLPVIIPGLIPLFFVGAGAGVLSNATGGLRGTIIGGIFNGALLIFLPALLLPLMGELGFANSTFGDTDFAGVGILLGYLGNLFGKTGIYVLLLVLVTYLSGSAYRQVSSGKLQQEQVKED; encoded by the coding sequence ATTTATAGCTTTTTTAATCAACCAGCTATTATTATTGGTTTAATTGCTTTAATTGGTCTTGTGGCTTTAAAAAAACCGTTCTCTAAAATCTTAACGGGTACTCTTAAAACTGTGATTGGCTTTTTAATTCTATCGGAAGGTGGCGGAATTATTGCCTCCGCATTAGACACCTTAGGACCAGCTTTTGAGAATGCTTTTAATATTCAAGGAGTAATTCCTGCCAATGAAGCTGTAATTGGTGTGGCTGAGAATATTCTCGGTAGCGAAATGGCTTTAATCATGGCTTTTGGTTTTGTCTTTAATATCATAATTGCACGTTTTACTAAATTAAAATATATTTTCTTATCCGGCCACCATGTGTTATTCATGTCAGCCCTACTAGCAGCTGTGTTAGGTACGATTGGTTTTAGTGGCTTTGAATTAGTGGCCGTCGGTTCGATTTTCTTAGGAGCGGTCATGGCGATTTCACCAGCTATCGTTCAACCGTTTTACCGTAAAGTAACTGGTAATGATGATATAGCTATGGGTCACTTTAATGCCCTTTCTTATAGTCTATCTGCTTTAGTTAGTGGTGTCACTGGAAATAAAAAAAAGTCAACAGAAGATATTAAAGTCCCTGAGCAATTAAGCTTCTTCCGTGATAATACTATCTCAACAGCAATTGTTATGATGTTAATTTATGTTGTAACCTTTCTGTTTGCAGATGCTAGTGTCATTAATGAAATGTCTGGTGGAGATAATGTTGTAATCTATGCTTTAATGCAAGGACTTAAATTTACAGCGGGCTTCGTGATTGTACTTCAAGGTGTTCGGATGATGTTATCTGAAATTGTACCAGCCTTCAAGGGGATCTCTGATAAAATAGTTCCAAATGCAACGCCAGCATTAGATGTACCAGTTATCTTTCCATTCGCACCAAATGCTGTTCTAATTGGTTTCTTATCTTCAGTTGTTGGAGGTTTTATTGTTTTCTTAATCTTACCATTCACAAACTTGCCAGTAATTATTCCTGGTTTAATCCCTCTATTCTTTGTTGGAGCGGGCGCTGGGGTATTGTCAAATGCTACTGGTGGTTTAAGAGGAACCATAATTGGTGGGATATTTAATGGTGCACTGTTGATATTCTTACCGGCTTTATTGTTACCATTAATGGGTGAATTAGGTTTTGCTAACTCAACTTTCGGAGATACAGATTTTGCTGGTGTCGGTATTTTACTAGGTTACTTAGGCAATTTATTTGGTAAAACTGGTATTTATGTCTTGTTGTTAGTATTAGTAACATATTTATCAGGATCTGCTTACCGCCAAGTTAGTAGCGGAAAATTACAACAAGAACAAGTAAAAGAAGATTAA
- a CDS encoding SIS domain-containing protein has translation MFKDFISNYQSEYISTLENLEQNSLTELLSLVENAMIKGQNVFVLGNGGSSASASHWVCDFNKGVGLEKRELKARFISLTDNVPVMTAYGNDISYSKVFVEQLKNLIRKDDLVISLSVSGNSENLVLAQNYAKDQGNKTVCITNNQGNLLRESADLMISVPSENYGIVEDVHMYICHVLSQYIAQK, from the coding sequence ATGTTTAAAGACTTCATCTCAAACTATCAATCGGAATATATATCGACTTTGGAAAATCTAGAACAAAATTCACTAACAGAATTACTAAGTTTAGTTGAAAATGCTATGATTAAAGGTCAAAATGTCTTTGTTTTAGGTAATGGTGGAAGCTCTGCTTCTGCCTCTCACTGGGTTTGTGATTTTAACAAAGGAGTGGGTTTAGAAAAGAGAGAGCTTAAGGCTCGATTCATCTCTTTGACAGACAATGTACCAGTAATGACAGCATATGGTAATGATATCTCTTATAGCAAAGTTTTTGTGGAACAATTAAAGAACTTGATCAGAAAAGATGACTTAGTCATTTCTTTATCAGTTTCAGGTAATTCAGAAAATTTAGTTTTAGCTCAAAATTATGCTAAAGATCAAGGGAATAAAACAGTTTGTATTACTAATAACCAAGGAAATTTATTAAGGGAGAGTGCTGATTTGATGATTTCAGTTCCTTCAGAAAATTATGGCATTGTTGAAGATGTTCATATGTATATTTGTCATGTACTATCTCAATATATCGCTCAAAAATAG
- the tkt gene encoding transketolase codes for MFDKIDGLAVNTIRTLSIEGVQKANSGHPGLPMGAAPMAYVLWTKQMKVNPKHSQWFNRDRFVLSAGHGSMLLYSLLHLSGYDVSIEDIKQFRQWNSKTPGHPEVHHTDGVEATTGPLGQGIANSVGLAMAEAHLSATYNKPNYKVVDHYTYVLCGDGDLMEGVSSEAASLAGHLKLGKLVVLYDSNDTSLDGPISKSFTENVGKRFEAYGWEHILVKDGNNLNEINQAIEKAKQNTEQPTLIEVKTVIGFGSPNAGTHKVHGSPLGLEGIEAAKKVYGWEDKDFFVPNEVADRFHQTIGKTGENAEKEWKEMLEDYRKEYVDLASKFERALSGELPVNLYSELPIFDIMDKAAASRKTSSQILNLIAKKVPNLWGGSADLSSSNNTIIDGEKDFQAGQYEGRNIWYGVREFAMTAAANGIALHGGLRTYVGTYFVFTDYLRAAIRLAAISHLPVTYIFTHDSIAVGEDGPTHEPVEQLSSLRGMPNLSVIRPADANEVVAAWELALNSSDHPTVLVLTRQDLPILPNTKEMARSFVQKGAYVLSSQEGERPEGILIASGSEVQLALKAQKELKEQGTDVSVVSMPSFDLFEKQDDEYKESVLPSDVRARLSIEMGATFGWKQYVGLDGFAYGIDQFGASAPGDKIIKEYGFTVKPIVKAFNKLL; via the coding sequence ATGTTTGATAAAATTGATGGTTTAGCAGTTAACACAATTCGCACTTTGAGTATTGAAGGTGTACAAAAAGCTAATTCTGGACATCCTGGTTTGCCAATGGGTGCTGCTCCTATGGCATACGTATTATGGACAAAACAAATGAAAGTAAATCCTAAGCATTCTCAGTGGTTTAATAGAGATCGTTTCGTCTTATCTGCGGGTCATGGTTCAATGCTTCTTTATAGTTTACTGCATTTATCGGGCTATGATGTATCTATAGAAGATATAAAACAATTCCGTCAATGGAATAGCAAGACACCAGGCCATCCAGAAGTCCATCATACGGATGGTGTTGAAGCAACCACTGGTCCCCTCGGTCAAGGTATTGCTAATAGTGTTGGATTAGCAATGGCAGAAGCACATTTATCCGCAACATACAATAAACCAAACTATAAAGTTGTTGATCATTATACTTACGTTCTTTGTGGAGACGGAGACTTGATGGAAGGCGTTTCTTCTGAAGCAGCTAGTTTAGCAGGTCACTTAAAGCTTGGTAAGTTAGTTGTTTTATATGATTCAAATGATACTTCATTAGATGGTCCTATCTCTAAATCCTTTACAGAGAATGTAGGGAAACGTTTTGAAGCTTATGGTTGGGAACATATTTTAGTTAAAGATGGTAATAATTTAAATGAAATCAATCAAGCAATTGAAAAAGCAAAACAAAATACTGAACAACCAACATTAATTGAAGTGAAAACGGTTATTGGCTTTGGTTCTCCAAATGCAGGGACACATAAAGTTCATGGTTCACCTCTTGGTTTAGAAGGAATCGAAGCTGCTAAAAAAGTTTATGGTTGGGAAGATAAAGACTTTTTTGTTCCCAATGAGGTTGCTGATCGGTTCCACCAAACAATTGGAAAAACAGGCGAGAATGCAGAAAAAGAATGGAAAGAAATGTTAGAAGATTACCGTAAAGAATACGTAGATTTAGCAAGCAAATTTGAAAGAGCTCTGTCTGGGGAACTACCAGTTAATTTGTACAGTGAATTACCAATTTTTGATATAATGGATAAAGCGGCTGCTTCCCGTAAAACAAGCAGTCAAATATTGAATTTAATTGCCAAGAAAGTTCCTAATTTGTGGGGTGGATCAGCTGACTTGTCATCTTCCAATAATACGATAATCGATGGGGAAAAAGACTTTCAAGCTGGTCAATATGAAGGGCGAAACATTTGGTATGGTGTACGCGAATTTGCAATGACAGCAGCAGCAAATGGAATTGCTTTGCATGGAGGATTAAGAACTTATGTGGGGACGTATTTTGTTTTTACAGACTACTTAAGGGCTGCTATACGTCTTGCAGCTATTTCTCATTTGCCTGTAACTTACATCTTTACGCATGATTCAATTGCAGTAGGAGAAGATGGTCCAACTCACGAACCGGTTGAACAGTTATCTAGTTTGCGTGGAATGCCCAATTTATCTGTTATCCGCCCAGCTGATGCGAATGAAGTTGTAGCTGCTTGGGAACTAGCACTAAATTCTAGTGATCACCCAACTGTTCTCGTTTTGACACGTCAAGACTTACCAATTTTACCGAACACGAAAGAAATGGCACGTTCGTTTGTTCAAAAAGGAGCTTATGTATTATCTTCTCAAGAAGGTGAGAGACCCGAGGGGATTTTAATCGCCAGCGGTTCAGAAGTTCAATTGGCTCTAAAAGCCCAAAAAGAACTTAAAGAACAAGGGACGGACGTTTCTGTCGTTTCTATGCCAAGTTTTGATTTATTTGAGAAGCAAGATGATGAATATAAAGAAAGTGTACTACCTTCTGATGTACGTGCAAGATTGTCGATTGAAATGGGAGCAACATTCGGATGGAAACAATATGTCGGTTTAGACGGTTTTGCTTATGGAATTGACCAGTTCGGAGCAAGCGCGCCTGGAGATAAAATAATTAAAGAATATGGATTCACTGTAAAACCTATAGTAAAAGCTTTTAACAAACTTTTATAA
- a CDS encoding DUF378 domain-containing protein, which translates to MKTLDSVALGLLIVGGLNWLLVGFFEFDLDATIFGGETFLLSKIGYIVVSLCALYSVKFFPLITFQTTSQYRKT; encoded by the coding sequence ATGAAAACATTAGATAGTGTTGCTTTGGGTCTGTTAATTGTGGGTGGTTTGAACTGGTTGCTAGTTGGTTTCTTCGAATTTGATTTGGACGCTACGATATTTGGTGGAGAAACATTCCTCTTATCTAAAATCGGCTATATTGTTGTTAGTCTTTGTGCCCTTTATTCAGTAAAGTTCTTTCCCCTAATTACTTTTCAAACAACCTCTCAGTATAGAAAAACATAA